TTTTGCTCTCTCCCACGCCATCGTAGTATCTGAATGTGTCTGACTTTGAGTCACTCTCCGGCTGTAACGGGTTTTtttgcacagcgagaaaatatTGCTACTACGCTGTAGctaaaattttaaaacgaacaaaaatCTTCAATCCTAAGCATTCGTTATTGGAAAATCCCTACATTATACACTGTGATTGAAGCTTTCTGACATCCAGATCGCTTTCGCCCAGTGCAGCGCCCAATCATTTCGCAATTATTGATTTTGCCAGTGCAAATAGATTGGCAAGCTGTGATTCCTGGGCCgcgttttttgtgtgtgcgcacAATATTTGAACGGACGACGCCTTTTCTtggtaatttaaaacattttgtgtacacagTTTGTTAAGATTCGTAAACAAATCACGTCAAACAACAATGCGCAAGCGCAGCTGCGTCGGCACGCAGCTTTTTTGAATTTCGCGCCGTCGCCAAAGCATGCAATACACATGCACAcggctacagatacagatgcagatacggATCGAgtatatataaactatatgGTACATATCGAGAGATGTCGGTTGCGTTGGCGTCGCCTCGCATTTTGACCGTTTCTTTTTGAACACATTGGCTGGCATTCATTAAAGATATGGCGACAAGGATAGGGGTAATCGGGGCATATTCAATTATTGGTCGTTTGGTGCATAACATACAGTTATAGAGTTAcgttttatataatattatatataatatttattattatatattatttattattattattattattatattattatataatatttaggGATTGCAGTTTGTTTCTATTCTACTGCTCATTTCTGAATTGCATttctgatatatatatatatactgtttATCAAAATTAgttcaaaaattattattattattttttttatattagaGGGTATCTTTGGTGCGTTACTGGGCCTTTTCATTCGTGGCCTCTGTGTTCCATTTCGCATTCATTAGCTGTATTCGCACTCTTTCCGTCTCTCCAATGTCCGCATTCATTTTGCATGcatcgttttttattttattttactctgttattttgttatttttgctcTGCCGATCGGAGACTGCGCCAATGCCGGCCGGCTTTTTTAACCGACTGAGTCACTGCAGGTTTTTGAACTTGCTAAACGCTGCGCAGTCGCATTCAGCGCGCTCTTTTCCTGGCTTCTATGTTTTTGTATcttcattgttttattttggtcCTTTTCTTTTGCGCTTTCTGTTgttttgtgtgattttttgcatttatgtAGAAATTTCTTGATTGTTTCAGCGGTTACAAGTTTCGCAGTACAGTACTCAGTCGATAGAGTGGAAAATAGCTAAGTAGTTAGCTCTATCGATTTGTATATTGCATTATTGTAACAGTAAACTGTGTTCTATAGTGTGTACTGTTCCAgtgaatattatttattacgcatacgcagtgtgtacGCCCAACCAATTCGTTATTATTGGTTATTTGACAGTAGAAGATGAACATCTAGTGTAGTCTTtcagaatattaaatattcgaATATACTGTTTCGTACTTCCTTAAAATTATCTGCGACATTGTCTCTTTAATTTTCGATGCGCGCAGCTTtgattcaaaaaaaaaaaaaaaaataaaataaaaaaaaatgtatcgcCTTTTAATTGCACAAATGAGTTTGTCTGTTGAATGTGGCTCCCTCCGGTTTCCTCGGAATCCCCGCAGCCcgttgaaatgcaaatgacgaCATGATTAGCGCCAAAGGGGGGCAAAACCGATCTCCGATCTCCGATCGCTCAGAGCCATCATAAAAACCTGGCGACGGGGTCCCGCaactggcaattaattaaaatgcataaattattagCCATTCGCCGAGTTCGCAGCTCTTTTCCGCTCTTTTTTAATGGCGCCGGTATATTAGCGTTCTGCCCCCGAGATTGACGCCTCCCGGCTCCCAAAAGTAGGCCACATTTATTTGGCCATGTCCTTGAGTCGCTCCCGGAAATATTTCCCACTTCTTAGCAACTGTTTTGGATAtgattttgaatattatttgaGAGGCGGTAGAACAAAACCCAATTACTCATGCATCtttgtatttaattgtatatattaaGAGCACGTCCATCTTAACTCAAGCCTTTTATTCAGTtcctttcattttattttttttttatttttttgggttttgaaTGGGGATCAGCTCATTTGGCTCATTTGGGGCTCGCCGCTGACGTTGTAAATTGAAGCTAAAATGTTATCCCCAGCTGGATCTCTCTGGATCTTTGGATGATGGAGGTCGAGTGCTGGCGCTGGAGACAAAAGGGGCAGACAAAAGAGATGGAGACACTTAAGTTTTTTGGTCGTGCTGCGAATGtgacaaaacaattaatgtttatttttgcattttaatttgccaacaTTAATTGCAAGTTTATTGAGCTGAAAGCCAACGAACCTAACCGCTGGCCTTGGATGCGGATAGGTTATCTTCTGGGAGGTCTAGTGGTCTTCATTTCGCCGAAAGGGTCATGGTCATCAGCAGGACAAACATGGAGTGGGCCAGCAGGGTGAACTCGGCACCTAGTCCCTTCCAGTAGTAGTCGAGGAAAGCGGAAGCGTAGCGAGCTCCAAAAGCGATGGCAGCCATGGCGCCGTACATATTGTTGGACTCGTTGACGCCCAGAAAGAGCAGGGACACAACGTTGCCCACCAGTGTGAGTTCCTTCAGGGTCTCCGTGGAGGTGTCCTCGGTGTCGCGCACCTTGGCCAACATATCGTAGAATAATGGCACCACAAAACAGGAGTGGGCCAACGCCAGGCCCGGATTGGTGGACTTCAGATAGAGCTCGATATTGGTCAGGGGCAGCGGCACTATCTCCATGATGCCCGACGTAATCAGTCGCACCCGATTGCACTCGTCATCGTCGTTGCTCGCCGCCCGCACCATCCCCAAAATTCCGTGGACCAGGCTCAAGGCCGCTGTTGCATAGCCATAGGGCGTTTCGATTGGGTGAAGGGTGTACATCGCATAGCCGGAACTGACCACCAACAGGCTGTTGAACAATGCGTCCATGACCAGCATCTctagttttcagtttcagtgcCTTTAAATCGGATACTCTTCAGCTGACCCTTCTGACATAGCTTGTCCCCtctgattttcgattttcgagAGCGACGAAACGAACGAAAAATTTTGAGCTAGCCAACTCGCCTTTAGCCCATTTGACAGAAGAGGCAAAGCTAACCTTACAAACTGTCATGTGGCTTTTTGCTAAGAACTTAAGAAACAGAAATGATATGCTTCGAAAAGATCTTTTTTGAGTAATAAGCTTTAATGGTCGGATCGCTTAAGATGTCAGGATGgcaagtacatatatataaatatatatatggtcTAGTCGGAGCTCTTGCTCGTCTTCAATGGGCTCGCTGGGATGCGATGAACCAGACCGGTCAACTTCTCATCTGGCTGAGCACAGAGCAGCGAGCACCTCCTAGCCCAATGTCCCCGTTGATTTATGGCATCAAGGGTGGGCAGCTTAATCCGCTCGCATCCACCTGCGATCCACCTGCCGGCGGCAGATGGCTCAAAGTCTCGTGACTCGGAGCCCAAAGTCCAGAGACTTAAGACCCAAGACGATTGAAGACGGACCGGGGACCACAACCACAAGCTCgctttaattattaatttaaatcgcACCGTTTATATGATAAAGACACTGGGACGTGCCGCTGAGCATTAGTGCATGTTGCAAGTGAAGTGGCAAGTGCACCAGCGCGGCCAGGAGCGGATCAGGGGCCCAGTTCCAAGTTCTATAGGAAAATACAGCAATCATTTTGTTAGTTCAATTGCGACTTTTACCTTTACTCGTGGTTTAATTCTATTTCTCTTGATTGATCACAATTTTCTTCAATCATAACGCTTGAGAATAAAGTAGTTTTGAAGATATCAAATGCCCGATCCTCTGAACCGCTCCTCATTTCAACTACACTGAGTGGCGTGACAAAAGTTGTTGCTCGAGTGCCTCCCCCTTTGCAAAACCCGCCGCTGACCCCGGCTCCGCCCCTTTTTGGGCCCCCACCCCTGCTCGCACAgacaatatatgtacatatgtatatgtgtacgtatgtatatgaCCAGCATGAAGTCTGCAGGCGAGCTCTGCAAgcgtaaaaatataaaaagtgcCGCAAGTGCAACaagtaaaatatgaaaatacgaaacaaaaaaagccAGAAGTGCAAGTGCAGGCAACTCGGCTCAGACACTCAATTCATAATTAATCAGGCTCTTCTTTCCACTTTCTGTGGCGAGCTTAACACTTCCCTTGGccacactgagcgaaaaagttataaaagtGCAGTGTTGTATAGTGCCTTTTAAAACTGGCATACAGCAAAGCTTTCGTTACGTATACTGCTGCATGTTGGGAATGTGTTTCCCCAATCGAAGCCCCGTTTTCTAGCAGTGCAGAGACAACCCTCGACCCTCGACGGAGTTTCCTGACTGTGCGCCAAGGTTGAGCGAGCATTCGTGATCCGGATCTGGCGGGGAATAGACCGTACCATAAGCAGGCCAGACCATCGCGAAGACGCTCTCTGCAGACTGCAGCTGGCTTTGGGCCCGACTTTTTGGGATCCGTTCTGGGCCAGTTTACTTTTCACTTGCGGACTCTTTTTGTGGCTCGTGTGGCAGCCAAGGCGCAAAGGCctattgatttatggccaactcgGCGCCCCAGCTAATCAGCGGCATTTGCATGCAGATCGCAAGtgagtttttggccaaaatgtttaATGAGGAACGCACcgaagacaaaaaaaaaaacctgcgtggccaaatattttccggctaacaaaaccaaaccaaattgaaacgggccaaacaaaaaagtcgacaaatgcaaatcaatagTGACGTCGAGTGGTAAATACTCTTTTATTTGTGCTGAAAATatcattatattatatattatattgttttaattcgGTGAAAAGGGAGATTTAGGCAATATAATCTTTAACATTCACAAAAACTAGTGAAAATTCGTAGgtattatttgtaaattggTGATTGGCGTAGCTCAGATACTCCTTATTATTAGAGTATCTGCAAAGGAGACGCCTCGACCAAATTGATCGGGGCAGTCCAAAAAAAGTGCGTGAGCGatgcgcaaatatttggccgGAGTTTTGgaagtgaaataaatgaaatgagcTGCGTTTGGGGCTCTCGAGCTGCTTGAAATGCGCACCAGAAACCCTACGCacttcataaattatttaacagcTGCCCTGGCCAATTTCTGGGGGGCTTTCGAGGGGCTTCCATGTGGGTTTCGTTGGCGGTTCAAGGGGTTTTCGAGGGGCGGTGGCCAGCGGAAGGGGaccaattttaattgccggcTACACGACAATGACAACACACCATCGCACGCACTTTTTGGAGGCCGATCGAGccagaaatcagaaatcaagcccaaaagaaaaaaacgaacCACAGCGACTCAGAAATGTGCGAATTTTTGACAAGTGCAAACCGAAGTCGAGGCATGTACAACATGGCTTTGTACACGATTGTCGCCCCGCCTGATTTATGGCAAATGCCCCGCACAAGTTTCCAGATCTAAGCGATCCGTGATTCATATACAACATACAGATTGCCTCATTCGGGTGCTGGGATGGGATAATGGGCTTTGCCAAGGGAAGCACTTACGATAAATACAAAACACTTGCCACCAagtcaccaaaaaaaaaaataaaagtatgtCCAAAAACGCTGAAGATCGGCGCTATCAGATGGAATGGGCTGGTGTAACAATGTGACAGGAAATGGTTAATTAATACGCACTAAAATCCCCCAGTTGCCATTGCCAATTTGAGTTGGTCAATGAGCTTTTGGGGCAATGATATTGGCATTAGTTGAATAATGAAATAGTTGTTCCAAATTGTAGGATGAAACGATTTATTATTGATGTTAGAATGAATACATCCATTCCACCCAATTAATTTAAGTGTTTCGTTCGGATTTCTTTCATGTTTTCAGCGATTAAGAGTGTTCAATTGACGAAGaaactttttcatttaaatgtcaAGTAGAGCCGGAGTCATCCAATGCAAATAATAGAACTGGTTCAAACACACTTCCAGATATCGGGCTGTTGATCGTTATTCATGCTAGCTACCAAACATACTTCTTAATTTTGAACATCGTTCGTTGTCAGATTAATCATTCGCCTGCTGGAGGAGCATCTTTAATTCGACCACTTGATTGTGGGCGGTAGTTCCGCATCCCAAATTGGCGGGGGGAATCGCCCCGATCTTTCGATAAATAGCGCCAGTTGCGAGATCAAAATAAACCGAACAATAAGATAGGTTTCAATTGTGTGAGCATGCCTGTAGGCTAATTGCACAAAATGCGGATGTGTATTTCACTATAAAAAATCCAGCATTTTTGGGGGCATTCTTTtcgcatttgatttgatttattttgctttgtcGGCCGCTCAAGGATT
This Drosophila simulans strain w501 chromosome X, Prin_Dsim_3.1, whole genome shotgun sequence DNA region includes the following protein-coding sequences:
- the LOC6725018 gene encoding uncharacterized protein LOC6725018 translates to MLVMDALFNSLLVVSSGYAMYTLHPIETPYGYATAALSLVHGILGMVRAASNDDDECNRVRLITSGIMEIVPLPLTNIELYLKSTNPGLALAHSCFVVPLFYDMLAKVRDTEDTSTETLKELTLVGNVVSLLFLGVNESNNMYGAMAAIAFGARYASAFLDYYWKGLGAEFTLLAHSMFVLLMTMTLSAK